From a single Candidatus Parvarchaeota archaeon genomic region:
- the radA gene encoding DNA repair and recombination protein RadA, translating to MAKYAKTPNIPEDADEIDMKMKKKAKVLEDLPGVGPATAEKLRKAGYDTLEKIAASSPHELDEIAELGVETAKKTIASARDALEMGYETADAILEKRKNIGRITTGSKELDALIGGGVETMSITEAYGRFSSGKSQLGFQLSVNVQLPPEQGGLGGGVLFIDTESTFRPERIKQLAEAKGLDPATILKNIHVAKAVNSDHQMILADKAEEVIKQHNIKLIVVDSMTSHFRADYVGRGALGERQQKLNNHIHKLQKLADAHNIAVFITNQVMDNPGILFGDPTVPIGGHVLAHAATYRLYLRKGKEEKRIARLVDSPNMPEGECVFKVTPKGLAD from the coding sequence ATGGCAAAATACGCAAAAACTCCAAACATTCCCGAGGACGCTGACGAAATAGACATGAAGATGAAGAAAAAGGCAAAGGTTCTTGAGGATTTGCCAGGCGTCGGGCCTGCAACCGCTGAAAAGCTGCGCAAGGCAGGATACGACACGCTTGAAAAAATAGCCGCAAGCTCTCCGCATGAGCTAGACGAGATTGCCGAACTGGGCGTTGAGACTGCCAAAAAGACGATTGCATCGGCACGTGACGCCCTTGAGATGGGCTATGAAACCGCGGATGCGATACTGGAAAAGCGCAAGAACATAGGCAGGATAACGACTGGTTCAAAGGAGCTTGACGCGCTTATCGGGGGCGGGGTTGAGACAATGTCCATAACAGAAGCATATGGCAGGTTCTCCTCTGGCAAAAGCCAGCTAGGATTCCAATTGTCAGTAAATGTCCAGCTGCCGCCAGAGCAAGGCGGGCTTGGGGGCGGCGTTCTATTTATTGATACTGAAAGCACTTTTCGGCCTGAGCGGATTAAGCAGCTTGCAGAGGCCAAGGGGCTTGACCCTGCAACGATACTCAAAAACATACATGTTGCAAAAGCAGTTAACTCAGACCACCAGATGATACTTGCTGACAAGGCCGAGGAGGTCATCAAGCAGCACAATATCAAGTTGATTGTAGTTGACTCGATGACAAGCCACTTTAGAGCCGACTATGTTGGCCGCGGGGCGCTAGGGGAGAGGCAGCAAAAACTCAACAACCACATCCACAAGCTGCAAAAGCTTGCAGATGCGCACAATATTGCAGTGTTCATAACAAACCAAGTGATGGACAACCCAGGGATACTTTTTGGTGACCCGACTGTGCCAATTGGCGGCCACGTGCTTGCCCATGCTGCAACCTATCGGCTCTATTTGCGAAAGGGAAAGGAGGAAAAACGCATTGCAAGGCTTGTGGATTCGCCAAACATGCCGGAAGGCGAGTGCGTGTTCAAGGTTACGCCAAAGGGATTGGCGGACTAG
- a CDS encoding DUF736 domain-containing protein, with the protein MGKDASGASGMPQGSLKGHTSFVGSSAANSEQVFTESDFDMQSAAAGEQRPILDKGARPDFRVVQPEVDREGKVVFKNVGALWKNTSKAGRDFYTMKIGKLRLLVFPNSRQ; encoded by the coding sequence ATGGGAAAGGACGCAAGTGGCGCAAGCGGAATGCCACAAGGAAGCTTGAAAGGGCATACTTCTTTTGTGGGTTCCAGTGCAGCAAATAGTGAGCAGGTGTTCACTGAAAGCGACTTTGACATGCAAAGTGCAGCCGCAGGTGAGCAAAGGCCAATCTTGGACAAAGGCGCAAGGCCTGATTTTAGGGTTGTCCAGCCCGAGGTTGACAGGGAAGGCAAGGTCGTGTTCAAAAACGTAGGCGCGCTTTGGAAAAACACATCCAAGGCAGGCAGGGATTTTTACACAATGAAAATCGGGAAGCTGAGGCTTCTTGTTTTCCCAAACAGCAGGCAATAA